The following are encoded together in the Tribolium castaneum strain GA2 chromosome 3, icTriCast1.1, whole genome shotgun sequence genome:
- the Ogg1 gene encoding N-glycosylase/DNA lyase isoform X2 → MKQTWFKLICQKEQLQLLGTLNGGQSFRWKFTEAEGDKKWTGVFSDHVWVLKQTDDCILYQVYGSENSEDFYNKLLSNYFQLNLDLKEKFAEWSSKDPIFEKAASQFYGIRILKQDLVENIFSFICSSNNNISRITGMVEKLAKFYGEKICELEDQTYYSFPKIDSLADDKVESVLKKEGFGYRAKYINQSAKIIMQEGGEKWLDDLKKLPYEESKSKLMTLTGIGPKVADCICLMSLGHLGTIPIDTHVYQIARKFYMPHLPKRKKVTATIYKDIGDHFRELYGPLAGWAHTVLFCADLKKFQTDEN, encoded by the exons ATGAAGCAAACATGGTTCAAGTTGATTTGCCAGAAAGAACAATTGCAGCTTTTGGGCACGTTGAATGGGGGCCAAAGCTTCAG ATGGAAGTTCACAGAAGCCGAAGGTGATAAAAAATGGACTGGAGTTTTTTCAGACCATGTTTGGgttttaaaacaaaccgaTGATTGTATTTTATACCAAGTGTACGGTTCAGAAAATAGCGAGGACTTTTACAATAAACTTctatcaaattatttccaatTAAACTTagatttgaaagaaaaattcgCCGAGTGGTCCTCCAAAGACcccatttttgaaaaagcaGCGTCCCAATTTTATGGCATTCGGATTCTTAAGCAAGATCTTGTCGAGAATATATTCTCATTTATTTGCTCGTCTAACAACAATATATCTCGCATCACGGGAATGGTTGAGAaacttgcaaaattttatggGGAAAAAATTTGCGAGCTTGAAGATCAAACGTATTATTCATTCCCCAAAATTGATTCTTTAGCCGATGATAAGGTCGAGTCGGTTTTAAAAAAGGAGGGGTTTGGATACAGGGCTAAGTACATAAATCAATCAGCGAAAATAATAATGCAGGAAGGTGGCGAAAAATGGCTTgacgatttgaaaaaactgccCTATGAGGAATCAAAGAGTAAATTAATGACTTTAACTGGGATTGGCCCTAAGGTGGCGGACTGCATTTGCTTGATGTCTTTGGGGCACTTGGGGACAATACCTATCGACACGCATGTTTACCAAATTGCGAGAAAATTTTATATGCCACATTTACCGAAACGTAAAAAAGTCACAGCGACGATTTATAAAGACATTGGGGACCACTTTCGGGAGCTGTACGGCCCTCTGGCAGGTTGGGCACACACT GTCCTTTTTTGCGCcgacttgaaaaaattccaaaccGACGAAAACtaa
- the LOC656614 gene encoding proteasomal ubiquitin receptor ADRM1 — MPAGGALFGSAATGPGSTGGNKHLVEVRAGKMSLKGRMVYPDKRKGLLYVYQSEDSLMHFCWQDRTSGIVEDDLIIFPDDCEYIKVPQCTTGRVYLLKFKSSNRKFFFWLQEPRTDKDEDNCKRINELLNNPSSAVQSSQSPDQDLQSLFNNMSQSQLMQLFGGGVGQMGGLSSLLGTIRGPNSGSARTNTTPAITHRTTVPSTPTTNTTTTAVSQSPATPQTTTAPTTAPGAPRANRSSDSPCGHKIQLSDLQNFLQGISPIQASSQQSVDLSTALTAEGLSGILNNPGAIQALQNHLPAVEGDPQDALRATLNSPQFQQAVSQFSSALESGQLGPVVSQLAVNPEAVAAAAQGNMQDFMKALEKTEGNSSKEEDKEKKGEKKEDKDDDHMQTD; from the exons ATGCCTGCTGGAGGTGCATTATTCGGCAGTGCCGCTACGGGCCCCGGTTCAACTGGCGGTAACAAACACTTGGTTGAAGTACGGGCGGGCAAAATGAGTTTGAAAG gtCGCATGGTGTACCCTGACAAACGCAAGGGTCTTCTCTACGTGTACCAAAGCGAGGACTCTTTGATGCACTTCTGTTGGCAAGATCGCACCAGCGGTATTGTTGAGGACGACCTCATAATCTTCCCTGATGATTGCGAATACATTAAAGTGCCCCAGTGCACCACTGGAAGAGTctatttgttgaaatttaaatcATCCAATCGCAAATTTTTCTTCTGGTTGCAA GAGCCCCGCACTGATAAAGACGAAGACAACTGCAAGCGCATAAACGAGTTGTTGAACAACCCCTCAAGCGCGGTCCAGTCGTCGCAGTCCCCGGATCAGGACTTGCAGTCTCTGTTTAATAACATGTCGCAATCCCAACTCATGCAATTATTTGGAGGCGGCGTGGGCCAGATGGGGGGGCTGTCGAGTCTCTTGGGGACCATCAG GGGCCCCAACAGCGGAAGTGCTCGTACTAACACTACCCCCGCTATAACTCACCGTACCACAGTCCCAAGCACCCCAACCACCAACACCACCACCACAGCCGTCAGCCAATCGCCGGCCACTCCGCAGACAACTACAGCCCCCACGACAGCCCCGGGCGCCCCCCGAGCCAACCGGTCGTCGGACTCACCATGCGGGCATAAAATTCAGTTATCAGACTTGCAGAATTTCCTGCAGGGGATTTCCCCAATTCAAGCTTCGTCTCAACAATCTG ttgatTTATCAACTGCTTTGACTGCTGAAGGACTGTCCGGGATTTTAAACAATCCGGGGGCTATTCAGGCCCTGCAAAATCATTTGCCGGCCGTTGAGGGTGACCCCCAAGACGCCTTGCGAGCAACATTGAATTCGCCCCAGTTCCAACAA gCCGTTTCCCAGTTTTCTAGTGCTTTAGAGTCGGGACAGTTGGGGCCGGTTGTGTCTCAATTGGCGGTTAATCCGGAGGCGGTGGCAGCGGCGGCGCAAGGAAACATGCAAGACTTTATGAAAGCCTTGGAAAAAACTGAAGGAAACTCGTCAAAGGAAGAGGATAAGGAGAAGAAAGGcgagaaaaaagaagataaGGATGATGATCACATGCAAACTGATTAA
- the Ogg1 gene encoding N-glycosylase/DNA lyase isoform X1 encodes MKQTWFKLICQKEQLQLLGTLNGGQSFRWKFTEAEGDKKWTGVFSDHVWVLKQTDDCILYQVYGSENSEDFYNKLLSNYFQLNLDLKEKFAEWSSKDPIFEKAASQFYGIRILKQDLVENIFSFICSSNNNISRITGMVEKLAKFYGEKICELEDQTYYSFPKIDSLADDKVESVLKKEGFGYRAKYINQSAKIIMQEGGEKWLDDLKKLPYEESKSKLMTLTGIGPKVADCICLMSLGHLGTIPIDTHVYQIARKFYMPHLPKRKKVTATIYKDIGDHFRELYGPLAGWAHTVSPFLRRLEKIPNRRKLISF; translated from the exons ATGAAGCAAACATGGTTCAAGTTGATTTGCCAGAAAGAACAATTGCAGCTTTTGGGCACGTTGAATGGGGGCCAAAGCTTCAG ATGGAAGTTCACAGAAGCCGAAGGTGATAAAAAATGGACTGGAGTTTTTTCAGACCATGTTTGGgttttaaaacaaaccgaTGATTGTATTTTATACCAAGTGTACGGTTCAGAAAATAGCGAGGACTTTTACAATAAACTTctatcaaattatttccaatTAAACTTagatttgaaagaaaaattcgCCGAGTGGTCCTCCAAAGACcccatttttgaaaaagcaGCGTCCCAATTTTATGGCATTCGGATTCTTAAGCAAGATCTTGTCGAGAATATATTCTCATTTATTTGCTCGTCTAACAACAATATATCTCGCATCACGGGAATGGTTGAGAaacttgcaaaattttatggGGAAAAAATTTGCGAGCTTGAAGATCAAACGTATTATTCATTCCCCAAAATTGATTCTTTAGCCGATGATAAGGTCGAGTCGGTTTTAAAAAAGGAGGGGTTTGGATACAGGGCTAAGTACATAAATCAATCAGCGAAAATAATAATGCAGGAAGGTGGCGAAAAATGGCTTgacgatttgaaaaaactgccCTATGAGGAATCAAAGAGTAAATTAATGACTTTAACTGGGATTGGCCCTAAGGTGGCGGACTGCATTTGCTTGATGTCTTTGGGGCACTTGGGGACAATACCTATCGACACGCATGTTTACCAAATTGCGAGAAAATTTTATATGCCACATTTACCGAAACGTAAAAAAGTCACAGCGACGATTTATAAAGACATTGGGGACCACTTTCGGGAGCTGTACGGCCCTCTGGCAGGTTGGGCACACACTGTAA GTCCTTTTTTGCGCcgacttgaaaaaattccaaaccGACGAAAACtaatctcattttaa